The following coding sequences lie in one Hydrogenophaga sp. PBL-H3 genomic window:
- a CDS encoding response regulator: MTITAQDILQARILIVDDQESNVMLLEEMLKSAGYTHVVSTMDPAAVTGMHRRTPFDLILLDLQMPVMDGFQVMEGLKANAIDDYIPVLVITAQPGHKLRALQSGAKDFVSKPFDMLEVRTRIHNLLEVRLLHQRLANLNHALELQVRERTAELRESEARYRALTELATDWYWEQDSEGRFTKVSGPVLEMLGMRVDPLVDEPTTVPADGWDPIQRAALQARISARTPFLDVLLQHNQSDGTARRYRVSGTPMFDGSCNFIGYRGFGVEILP, encoded by the coding sequence ATGACCATCACAGCCCAAGACATCCTCCAAGCCCGCATCCTGATCGTTGACGATCAGGAGTCCAACGTGATGCTGCTTGAGGAAATGCTCAAGAGCGCCGGCTACACCCACGTGGTCTCCACCATGGACCCCGCCGCCGTGACCGGCATGCACCGCCGCACACCGTTTGACCTCATCCTGCTCGACCTGCAAATGCCGGTGATGGACGGCTTTCAGGTGATGGAGGGGCTCAAGGCCAACGCGATCGATGACTACATCCCGGTGCTGGTGATCACGGCCCAGCCGGGCCACAAGCTGCGTGCCCTGCAGTCGGGCGCCAAGGATTTCGTGAGCAAGCCCTTCGACATGCTCGAAGTCAGGACCCGCATCCACAACCTGCTGGAAGTGCGGCTGCTCCACCAGCGCCTGGCCAACCTGAACCACGCCCTGGAACTGCAGGTGCGGGAACGCACCGCCGAGTTGCGCGAGAGCGAGGCGCGCTACCGCGCGCTCACCGAACTGGCCACCGACTGGTACTGGGAGCAGGACAGCGAAGGCCGGTTCACCAAAGTCTCGGGCCCGGTGCTGGAAATGCTGGGCATGCGCGTGGACCCGCTGGTGGACGAACCGACAACCGTCCCGGCCGATGGCTGGGACCCGATCCAGCGCGCAGCCCTGCAGGCCCGCATTTCGGCGCGCACGCCGTTCCTCGATGTGCTGCTGCAGCACAACCAGTCCGACGGCACGGCGCGGCGTTACCGCGTCAGCGGCACGCCGATGTTCGATGGCAGCTGCAACTTCATCGGGTACCGCGGCTTCGGGGTCGAGATCCTCCCTTGA
- a CDS encoding hybrid sensor histidine kinase/response regulator has protein sequence MSENRTAPTHPPAGTGEQSEAGRRSALLKAGALQNAILNSANFSIIATDEEGIIQIFNVGAEHMLGYRAEEVVNRISPSDIHDPMEVTARAVALSAELETTIAPGFEALAFKASRGIEDIYELTYIRKDGSRFPAIVSITALRDDAANLIGYLLIATDNSARKRVEVQLNEAVAAAEKANLAKSDFLSSMSHELRTPLNAILGFAQLVESGTPALTPTQKRSIDQILKAGWYLLDLINEILDLALIESGKLSLSVEPVSLQEVLMECRSMVESQARQRSIGMAFPRLPAHSYVKADRTRLKQVLINLLFNAIKYNQPSGHVSVECAEASPGTLRISVRDTGAGLTPEQVSQLFQPFNRLGQEGGREEGTGIGLVVTQRLMHLMGGEIGADSLRGVGSVFWVEMALATAPGLALEISAEEPLPQAVDGAAMQTVLYVEDNPANLELVEQILARRANLRLLGAADASLGIEFARVYKPSVILMDINLPGISGTEAMMLLRKDPVTAHIPIIALSANAVPRDIQRGLEAGFFNYITKPIKVNQLMDAIDAALAVTNQAQGTTAHDIT, from the coding sequence ATGTCCGAGAACAGAACTGCCCCGACCCACCCGCCCGCCGGCACCGGCGAACAGTCCGAGGCGGGCCGCCGCAGTGCCCTGCTCAAGGCCGGTGCGCTGCAAAACGCCATCCTCAACAGCGCCAACTTCTCCATCATCGCGACCGACGAGGAGGGCATCATCCAGATCTTCAACGTGGGTGCCGAGCACATGCTGGGCTACCGCGCCGAGGAGGTGGTCAACCGCATCAGCCCGAGCGACATCCACGATCCGATGGAGGTGACGGCCCGCGCGGTGGCGCTCAGCGCCGAACTGGAAACGACTATTGCTCCGGGTTTTGAAGCGCTGGCGTTCAAGGCTTCGCGCGGCATCGAGGACATCTATGAGCTCACCTATATCCGCAAGGATGGCAGCCGTTTTCCGGCCATCGTGTCGATCACCGCGCTGCGGGACGACGCGGCCAACCTGATCGGCTACCTGCTGATCGCCACCGACAACTCCGCGCGCAAGCGGGTTGAGGTGCAGCTCAACGAGGCGGTGGCCGCCGCGGAAAAGGCCAACCTGGCCAAATCCGATTTCCTCTCCAGCATGAGCCATGAATTGCGCACGCCGCTCAACGCCATCCTGGGTTTTGCGCAGCTGGTGGAGTCGGGCACGCCCGCGCTCACACCCACGCAGAAACGCAGCATCGACCAGATCCTCAAGGCCGGCTGGTATTTGCTGGACCTGATCAACGAAATCCTCGACCTCGCACTCATCGAGTCGGGCAAGCTGTCGTTGTCGGTGGAGCCGGTCTCGCTGCAAGAGGTGTTGATGGAATGCCGCTCCATGGTGGAGTCGCAGGCCCGTCAGCGCAGCATCGGCATGGCCTTCCCGCGCCTGCCGGCGCACAGCTATGTCAAAGCCGACCGCACGCGCCTCAAGCAGGTGTTGATCAATTTGCTGTTCAACGCCATCAAGTACAACCAGCCGTCCGGCCATGTGTCGGTGGAATGCGCGGAAGCTTCGCCCGGCACCTTGCGCATCAGCGTTCGCGACACCGGCGCGGGCCTGACGCCCGAGCAGGTGAGCCAGCTGTTCCAGCCGTTCAACCGCCTGGGCCAGGAGGGCGGACGAGAAGAGGGCACCGGCATCGGCCTGGTGGTCACCCAGCGGCTGATGCACCTCATGGGCGGTGAGATCGGAGCCGACAGCCTGCGCGGTGTGGGCAGCGTGTTCTGGGTCGAGATGGCGCTGGCCACCGCACCGGGCCTGGCGCTGGAGATCAGCGCAGAGGAACCGCTTCCCCAGGCCGTGGATGGCGCGGCGATGCAGACCGTGCTGTACGTGGAAGACAACCCGGCCAACCTGGAGCTGGTGGAGCAGATTCTGGCGCGCCGCGCCAACCTGCGCCTGCTGGGCGCGGCCGACGCCAGCCTGGGCATCGAGTTCGCCCGGGTCTACAAACCCAGCGTTATCCTCATGGACATCAACCTGCCCGGCATCAGCGGCACCGAGGCCATGATGCTTCTGCGCAAGGACCCCGTCACCGCCCACATTCCCATCATTGCGCTGAGCGCCAACGCCGTGCCGCGCGACATCCAGCGCGGACTGGAGGCTGGCTTCTTCAACTACATCACCAAGCCCATCAAGGTCAACCAGCTCATGGACGCGATCGACGCCGCCCTGGCGGTGACCAACCAGGCACAGGGCACCACCGCGCACGACATCACATGA
- a CDS encoding PQQ-dependent sugar dehydrogenase, with the protein MTQAPRHTLFLRRARAPGAGHRHAWLAAAVASLLLLGACAESARLTVAQGTGPAPTLPEPTTTLIPTVNIAPAKGWPTGATPVPAAGLGVVAFAAGLDHPRWLLVLPNGDVLVAESNAPPKPAGSTGLMDWIAGQVMQRAGAGVPSANRITLLRDANGDGVAETRSVLLRDLRSPFGMALVGERLYVANADAVVSYPYRTGDATITAPATELVKLPAGVNHHWTKNLLASTDGNTLYVSVGSNSNVGERGMQAEVGRAAIWAVDLKTGAHRVFASGLRNPVGMAWDASGKTLWTVVNERDELGSDLVPDYLTSVKDGGFYGWPWSYYGQTVDVRVKPARPDLVATAIKPDYALGPHTASLGLASSAGNALGAPFASGMFIGQHGSWNRRPHSGYKVVFVPFQGSQPAGQPVDVLTGFLSEQGEALGRPVGVAVDTRGALLVADDVGNVIWRVSPKP; encoded by the coding sequence ATGACCCAAGCCCCCCGACACACCCTTTTCCTGCGGCGGGCTCGCGCCCCCGGCGCGGGCCACCGCCACGCGTGGCTGGCTGCGGCGGTGGCCTCGCTGCTCCTGCTGGGCGCCTGCGCCGAATCGGCCAGGCTCACCGTGGCCCAAGGCACGGGCCCCGCCCCCACCCTGCCCGAACCCACCACCACCCTGATTCCCACGGTCAACATCGCGCCGGCCAAGGGCTGGCCCACCGGCGCCACCCCGGTGCCCGCTGCGGGCCTGGGCGTGGTGGCGTTCGCCGCGGGCCTGGACCACCCGCGCTGGCTGCTGGTGCTGCCCAACGGCGACGTGCTGGTGGCCGAGAGCAATGCACCGCCCAAGCCCGCCGGCAGCACCGGCCTGATGGACTGGATTGCCGGCCAGGTGATGCAGCGCGCCGGTGCGGGCGTGCCCAGCGCCAACCGCATCACCCTGCTGCGCGACGCCAACGGCGACGGCGTGGCCGAGACCCGCTCGGTGCTGTTGCGCGATCTGCGCTCACCCTTCGGCATGGCCCTGGTGGGTGAGCGCCTGTATGTGGCCAACGCCGACGCGGTGGTGAGCTACCCCTACCGCACGGGCGACGCCACCATCACCGCGCCCGCCACCGAACTCGTGAAGCTGCCCGCAGGCGTGAACCACCACTGGACCAAGAACCTGCTTGCCAGCACCGATGGCAACACGCTCTACGTGAGCGTGGGCTCCAACAGCAATGTGGGCGAACGCGGCATGCAAGCCGAGGTGGGCCGGGCCGCGATCTGGGCGGTGGACCTGAAGACCGGCGCGCACCGCGTCTTCGCCTCTGGCCTGCGCAACCCGGTGGGCATGGCCTGGGACGCATCGGGCAAAACGCTGTGGACCGTGGTCAACGAGCGCGACGAACTCGGCAGCGACCTCGTGCCCGACTACCTGACCTCGGTGAAGGACGGTGGCTTCTATGGCTGGCCCTGGAGCTATTACGGCCAGACGGTGGACGTGCGGGTGAAGCCTGCGCGTCCGGACCTGGTGGCCACGGCTATCAAGCCCGACTACGCGCTCGGTCCACACACCGCGTCATTGGGTCTGGCATCGTCGGCCGGCAACGCGCTGGGCGCACCCTTTGCCAGCGGCATGTTCATCGGCCAGCACGGCTCGTGGAACCGCCGCCCGCACAGCGGCTACAAGGTGGTCTTCGTGCCGTTCCAGGGCAGCCAGCCAGCGGGCCAGCCGGTCGACGTGCTCACCGGTTTCCTGAGCGAGCAGGGTGAAGCGCTGGGCCGTCCCGTGGGCGTTGCGGTGGACACGCGCGGCGCGCTGCTGGTGGCCGACGACGTGGGCAATGTGATCTGGCGCGTGAGCCCAAAACCCTGA
- a CDS encoding DUF2177 family protein, whose translation MNKYLAAYGGTAVVMVALDLVWLGVIAKPMYQQGIGHLMAAAPNVPVAVVFYLLFALGLVIFAVAPHSGPHGWTTTLTLAALFGFFTYATYDLTNWATLKDWPWKLSLIDMAWGTLVSTASAAGGKAALDWAVRG comes from the coding sequence ATGAACAAATACCTCGCCGCTTACGGCGGCACCGCCGTGGTGATGGTCGCGCTTGATCTCGTGTGGCTGGGCGTGATCGCCAAGCCCATGTACCAGCAGGGCATCGGCCACCTCATGGCCGCCGCGCCCAACGTGCCGGTGGCCGTGGTGTTCTACCTGCTGTTCGCGCTGGGCCTGGTGATTTTTGCCGTGGCGCCGCACAGCGGCCCCCACGGCTGGACCACCACGCTGACCCTGGCCGCGCTGTTCGGCTTCTTCACCTACGCCACCTACGACCTGACCAACTGGGCCACGCTCAAGGACTGGCCGTGGAAGCTCTCCCTGATCGACATGGCCTGGGGCACGCTGGTGAGCACGGCCTCGGCCGCGGGCGGCAAAGCCGCGCTGGACTGGGCCGTTCGGGGCTGA
- a CDS encoding DUF2934 domain-containing protein, which yields MKQTTGSAVRTRAVAKRPPMAVMAKGDGHARADGPGFEPSREGRIHEAAYALYEARGCVHGHDVDDWLAAEAAVAREASGAIAGCSALDH from the coding sequence ATGAAGCAGACCACAGGCAGTGCGGTGCGCACGCGAGCGGTGGCCAAGCGGCCGCCGATGGCGGTGATGGCGAAGGGCGATGGCCATGCGCGTGCGGACGGGCCCGGGTTTGAGCCCTCACGCGAAGGGCGCATCCACGAAGCGGCCTATGCGCTCTACGAGGCGCGTGGCTGCGTGCATGGTCACGACGTCGACGACTGGCTGGCGGCCGAGGCTGCGGTGGCACGTGAGGCCTCCGGGGCCATCGCCGGGTGCTCTGCCCTGGATCACTGA